In one Arachis duranensis cultivar V14167 chromosome 9, aradu.V14167.gnm2.J7QH, whole genome shotgun sequence genomic region, the following are encoded:
- the LOC127741598 gene encoding uncharacterized protein LOC127741598: MTQTVNTASWIDPILNFLEVGKLPEDEKATKMIRREAAKFGIPKVVIPDNRTQFADKKFGEFLFGLKIKQMFSSVEHPQTNSQVEATNKVILQGLRKRLDQKKGTWADELASVLWSYRTTPQSSTEETPCQLTYGVNTVIPMEVGEPSP, encoded by the exons ATGACCCAAACAGTGAACACAGCCTCGTGGATTGACCCAATTCTTAACTTCTTGGAAGTCGGCAAACTCCCCGAGGATGAGAAGGCGACAAAGATGATAAGAAGGGAAGCAGCCAA GTTTGGAATCCCAAAAGTTGTGATACCGGATAACAGGACACAATTCGCTGATAAGAAGTTTGGTGAGTTCCTTTTCGGCCTGAAGATAAAGCAGATGTTCTCGTCAGTAGAGCACCCACAGACCAACAGTCAGGTAGAAGCAACGAACAAAGTCATCCTCCAAGGCCTCAGGAAACGGCTTGACCAGAAGAAGGGGACATGGGCAGACGAACTCGCTTCAGTCTTGTGGTCCTATAGGACGACGCCGCAATCCTCCACTGAGGAAACGCCTTGCCAGCTCACCTATGGAGTCAATACAGTGATCCCTATGGAAGTAGGAGAACCGAGCCCATAG
- the LOC107466643 gene encoding putative glycine-rich cell wall structural protein 1, whose translation MASSKVIGAVFIALFIVDIAFAARVKDSFLGGGKGGGGGGGGGGGGGGGGYGGGAIGGGGGGGRGGGGGGGGGSGGYGSGYGSGSGYGSGYGSGGGKGEGGGGGGGGGRGGGGGGGGGLGGSGYGSGYGEGSGYGQGGGIGGNGGGGGGGKGGGGGGGGGNNGGSGYGSGSGYGSGSGGGDEGESP comes from the exons ATGGCAAGCTCCAAGGTTATTGGAGCTGTTTTCATTGCTTTGTTCATTGTGGACATAGCATTTGCTGCTAGGGTGAAAGACAGCTTCTTAGGTGGTGGAAaaggtggtggtggaggaggaggaggtggtggtggcGGAGGAGGCGGCG GATATGGTGGTGGAGCAATAGGAGGAGGTGGTGGCGGCGGCAGAGGAGGTggtggaggtggtggtggtggttcagGAGGATATGGATCAGGTTATGGATCTGGGTCTGGGTATGGATCAGGATATGGCTCTGGTGGTGGAAAAGGTGAAGGTGGTGGCGGCGGTGGAGGAGGTGGGAGAGGTGGAGGTGGAGGAGGTGGTGGAGGCCTAGGTGGCTCCGGCTATGGCTCTGGTTATGGTGAAGGAAGTGGTTATGGCCAAGGAGGTGGCATTGGAGGAAACGGTGGTGGCGGTGGCGGTggaaaaggaggaggaggtggtggcGGCGGTGGCAATAATGGAGGTTCCGGCTACGGAAGTGGGTCCGGCTATGGATCCGGTAGTGGAGGTGGTGATGAGGGTGAGTCTccttaa
- the LOC107466642 gene encoding protein BTR1 isoform X2 — MESTESSYVSSPEGPRKHASPPHQSPSLEDSAEKPTYVRFLVSNSAAGSVIGKGGSTITDFQSQSGARIQLSRNHEFFPGTTDRIIMVSGGINEILRAVELILSKLLSELQSEDENDAEPKTKVRLIVPNGSCGGIIGKGGATIRSFIEESQAGIKISPQDNNYYGLNDRLVTLTGTLDEQMRAVDLIVSKLAEDPHYSQSMNSPFSYPAPYNAANYRPNGAAGGKFQNSKEDRSNSLTIGVADGHIGLVVGRGGRNIMDISQVSGARIKISDRGDYISGTTDRKVTITGSQRAIRTAESMIMQKVAYASERVLE; from the exons ATTCCGCAGAGAAGCCAACATATGTTAGGTTTCTTGTATCAAACTCTGCAGCTGGTTCTGTTATTGGAAAGGGTGGTTCAACCATCACTGATTTTCAGTCACAATCTGGGGCACGAATCCAGTTATCACGCAACCATGAATTCTTTCCTGGGACTACTGATAGGATTATCATGGTATCTGGTGGAATAAATGAAATCCTAAGAGCTGTTGAACTTATTCTGTCTAAGTTGCTCAGTGAG CTTCAAAGTGAGGATGAAAATGATGCTGAGCCAAAAACAAAAGTGAGACTCATTGTTCCAAATGGTTCTTGTGGTGGTATAATTGGCAAGGGAGGTGCTACCATTAG GTCATTCATTGAAGAATCTCAGGCTGGAATTAAGATATCTCCTCAGGATAATAATTATTACGGACTGAATGATAGGCTAGTGACACTGACAGGAACTCTTGATGAGCAAATGCGTGCAGTTGATTTAATTGTTTCTAAGTTAGCTGAAGATCCTCATTATTCGCAGTCCATGAACTCTCCATTTTCATATCCAG CACCATACAATGCAGCGAACTACAGACCAAATGGTGCTGCTGGAGGAAAGTTCCAGAATAGCAAG GAGGACCGGAGTAACTCGCTGACCATTGGTGTTGCAGATGGCCATATAGGATTGGTTGTTGGTCGTGGCGGAAGGAATATAATGGATATTAGTCAG GTTAGTGGGGCAAGGATAAAGATATCAGACAGAGGAGATTACATATCTGGGACAACAGACAG GAAAGTTACTATAACGGGTTCCCAGAGAGCAATACGTACAGCTGAATCTATGATAATGCAGAAGGTTGCTTATGCTTCTGAGAGGGTTCTTGAGTAG
- the LOC107466642 gene encoding protein BTR1 isoform X1 yields the protein MESTESSYVSSPEGPRKHASPPHQSPSLEDSAEKPTYVRFLVSNSAAGSVIGKGGSTITDFQSQSGARIQLSRNHEFFPGTTDRIIMVSGGINEILRAVELILSKLLSELQSEDENDAEPKTKVRLIVPNGSCGGIIGKGGATIRSFIEESQAGIKISPQDNNYYGLNDRLVTLTGTLDEQMRAVDLIVSKLAEDPHYSQSMNSPFSYPGVYFSGYHGVPYTYVLPSVAPAPYNAANYRPNGAAGGKFQNSKEDRSNSLTIGVADGHIGLVVGRGGRNIMDISQVSGARIKISDRGDYISGTTDRKVTITGSQRAIRTAESMIMQKVAYASERVLE from the exons ATTCCGCAGAGAAGCCAACATATGTTAGGTTTCTTGTATCAAACTCTGCAGCTGGTTCTGTTATTGGAAAGGGTGGTTCAACCATCACTGATTTTCAGTCACAATCTGGGGCACGAATCCAGTTATCACGCAACCATGAATTCTTTCCTGGGACTACTGATAGGATTATCATGGTATCTGGTGGAATAAATGAAATCCTAAGAGCTGTTGAACTTATTCTGTCTAAGTTGCTCAGTGAG CTTCAAAGTGAGGATGAAAATGATGCTGAGCCAAAAACAAAAGTGAGACTCATTGTTCCAAATGGTTCTTGTGGTGGTATAATTGGCAAGGGAGGTGCTACCATTAG GTCATTCATTGAAGAATCTCAGGCTGGAATTAAGATATCTCCTCAGGATAATAATTATTACGGACTGAATGATAGGCTAGTGACACTGACAGGAACTCTTGATGAGCAAATGCGTGCAGTTGATTTAATTGTTTCTAAGTTAGCTGAAGATCCTCATTATTCGCAGTCCATGAACTCTCCATTTTCATATCCAG GTGTTTACTTTTCGGGTTATCATGGTGTTCCATATACATATGTGCTTCCATCTGTTGCACCAGCACCATACAATGCAGCGAACTACAGACCAAATGGTGCTGCTGGAGGAAAGTTCCAGAATAGCAAG GAGGACCGGAGTAACTCGCTGACCATTGGTGTTGCAGATGGCCATATAGGATTGGTTGTTGGTCGTGGCGGAAGGAATATAATGGATATTAGTCAG GTTAGTGGGGCAAGGATAAAGATATCAGACAGAGGAGATTACATATCTGGGACAACAGACAG GAAAGTTACTATAACGGGTTCCCAGAGAGCAATACGTACAGCTGAATCTATGATAATGCAGAAGGTTGCTTATGCTTCTGAGAGGGTTCTTGAGTAG